Proteins from a single region of Megachile rotundata isolate GNS110a chromosome 7, iyMegRotu1, whole genome shotgun sequence:
- the LOC100876442 gene encoding uncharacterized protein LOC100876442, which produces MPRRSMDLCKWLFLAGLVCCSSCQSVSSTFENRTGQAESKPRVFSPRMDYDEWTPLGRGDPLKNNPTFDYVPPVLDRVQYWLDSHTTEPSAKRDILVLGVTAKKTSPKIPEQFLKFVDGPKFTRSNQEVSYRNEFTGSTGAEPPKVVRTTNFRNGPIDYRNQNRIQSIPASYYPSPFYDQKTKPYTMMLPPPLTQKDKIVSFVEPTQQFSTQTEEGPVSLQGSQFYAVPANNYGQQQSYKNASKPPNKGQLLSQVETIKSAYAPSSPQPTKSRYESATTPSVSFEKSNLIYQSTQTLSGGWPGSNGPSSTPTISDAKQSTWQTPDYSRDQYEVDHHAAASSNHEVVVEQNANIIVDGDSNENEEVVVGQKEASSTLGNVVRSTTDSSNDAKNTEEETSTGQPSEKMHIVVANSPSSLDAEGHANNGPVAVVMPTNYSDKRLNDTVRTSETIAPTFSVPGNWTTAETEPTNGTFFKTESQPVRNSVNGSPIFPEDSRTANLPNRMVPPPQQRQRFQPTMAPFPSRHPVNALSVFGPPQAPLSSMMHPHQSRPNHGTMHFLGSVRPNVPFRLPGSMPMFPPMTHVHAPPVKPTTNHAMLPSVAMDHRMPQSQDFPTMIVESPATSLMAEDHSFEDHRSRMPDITATITTPTPFLPTVSSVENSPVTFAPTEHSSVPETTTAVEEEKNGWEASSTSSPSGQPSTTPSSQITTVPSLTTDPIFSHYKQPAKPIRGPMYLIIQGHSKVKTYKPMVSKHSVPVEMNEVTERQLSKFEQFIEENTKRGNANAATSEKKKAEEKARAEKIARVRQNSLMSLVESGLDSFTLSPSSSATEDEHRANAVTTIEIEN; this is translated from the exons ATGCCCAGAAGATCGATGGATCTGTGCAAGTGGCTGTTCCTGGCGGGACTGGTGTGCTGTTCGTCCTGCCAAAGCGTTTCGTCCACTTTCGAAAACAGGACCG GTCAAGCGGAGAGCAAACCGCGCGTATTCTCACCCCGCATGGACTACGACGAGTGGACGCCGCTGGGTCGCGGCGATCCCCTCAAGAACAATCCTACCTTCGACTACGTGCCTCCGGTTCTCGACAGAGTTCAATACTGGCTGGACTCTCACACCACCGAACCTTCCGCGAAGCGAGACATTCTCGTTCTGGGAGTGACCGCGAAAAAGACCAGCCCGAAAATTCCGgaacaatttctcaagtttgtCGACGGACCGAAATTCACCAGATCGAATCAGGAGGTTTCGTACAGGAACGAGTTTACCGGCAGCACCGGCGCCGAACCTCCGAAAGTAGTACGAACAACGAATTTCAGAAACGGACCGATCGACTACAGAAATCAGAATCGCATTCAGTCGATACCGGCCAGCTACTATCCTAGTCCGTTTTACGATCAGAAGACGAAACCGTATACGATGATGTTGCCGCCTCCGTTGACCCAGAAGGACAAGATCGTCAGCTTCGTCGAGCCTACTCAACAGTTCAGCACGCAAACGGAGGAGGGTCCGGTGTCCCTTCAAGGGTCACAGTTCTACGCGGTGCCCGCGAACAATTACGGTCAACAGCAATCGTACAAGAACGCGTCCAAGCCTCCGAACAAGGGTCAGCTACTTTCGCAGGTGGAAACGATCAAGAGCGCGTACGCTCCGTCCTCTCCGCAGCCTACTAAATCGAGATACGAAAGCGCGACGACCCCTTCGGTTTCCTTCGAGAAATCGAATTTGATTTATCAATCGACTCAAACGCTTTCTGGTGGATGGCCAGGTAGCAACGGCCCCTCGTCGACGCCGACCATCTCCGACGCGAAGCAATCCACTTGGCAGACTCCGGATTATTCTCGCGACCAGTACGAAGTCGACCACCACGCAGCCGCGTCGTCCAACCACGAAGTGGTGGTCGAACAGAACGCGAACATCATCGTCGACGGGGATAGCAACGAGAACGAGGAAGTGGTGGTAGGACAGAAGGAAGCGTCCTCGACGTTGGGGAACGTCGTACGCTCGACCACCGATTCCTCGAACGACGCGAAGAACACGGAAGAGGAAACGTCGACCGGTCAACCTTCCGAGAAGATGCACATCGTCGTCGCCAATTCACCCTCCAGTTTGGACGCGGAAGGACACGCGAACAACGGACCCGTGGCCGTGGTGATGCCGACCAATTACTCGGATAAGAGGCTCAACGACACCGTTCGAACCTCGGAAACGATCGCGCCAACTTTCAGCGTTCCGGGAAACTGGACCACCGCGGAAACGGAACCGACCAACGGAACTTTCTTCAAAACGGAGTCGCAACCGGTTAGAAATTCGGTGAACGGTTCCCCGATTTTTCCGGAAGATTCTAGGACAGCGAATCTACCGAATAGGATGGTCCCACCGCCTCAACAACGTCAGCGTTTCCAACCAACGATGGCTCCGTTCCCTTCCAGACACCCCGTCAACGCTCTGTCAGTGTTCGGCCCTCCGCAAGCGCCTCTCTCCTCGATGATGCACCCTCATCAGTCCAGACCTAACCACGGAACGATGCACTTTCTCGGTAGCGTGCGCCCGAACGTCCCCTTCCGGCTACCGGGATCGATGCCGATGTTCCCGCCGATGACTCACGTGCACGCGCCCCCTGTCAAGCCGACGACCAATCACGCGATGCTTCCATCCGTAGCTATGGATCACAGGATGCCCCAGAGTCAAGATTTTCCGACGATGATCGTCGAATCGCCGGCTACGTCGTTGATGGCGGAGGATCACTCGTTCGAGGATCACAGGTCTCGTATGCCGGACATCACCGCGACGATCACTACGCCCACTCCGTTCTTGCCGACCGTGTCTTCGGTCGAGAATTCGCCTGTTACCTTTGCTCCGACCGAGCACTCTTCGGTCCCGGAAACAACCACCGCAGTCGAGGAAGAGAAAAACGGTTGGGAAGCGTCGTCCACGTCGTCGCCTTCCGGTCAACCTTCGACGACGCCGTCCTCGCAAATTACCACCGTGCCGAGCTTGACCACCGATCCTATTTTCTCGCATTACAAGCAACCGGCCAAACCCATCCGAGGACCGATGTACCTTATCATTCAAGGCCACTCGAAGGTGAAGACGTACAAACCCATGGTCAGCAAGCACAGCGTGCCGGTGGAGATGAACGAGGTGACGGAAAGACAGCTGTCCAAGTTCGAGCAGTTCATCGAGGAGAACACGAAGCGGGGAAACGCGAACGCGGCGACGTCGGAAAAAAAGAAAGCCGAGGAGAAGGCACGAGCGGAGAAGATCGCTCGGGTTCGTCAGAACAGTTTGATGAGCCTGGTCGAGAGCGGATTGGACAGTTTCACCTTGTCGCCTTCCTCTTCCGCGACGGAGGACGAGCACCGGGCGAACGCCGTGACCACCATCGAGATCGAAAATTAA